Proteins encoded in a region of the Diospyros lotus cultivar Yz01 chromosome 9, ASM1463336v1, whole genome shotgun sequence genome:
- the LOC127809308 gene encoding uncharacterized protein LOC127809308 — protein MASITAQRVKQFMWKKVVCHFKIPRVLISDNGTQFTDQSIQEWCQELGIRQHFTSVAHPQANGQIELTNRTLLHGLKACMEKEDGSWVSTGKTPFSLCYGSKALIQIEIGVPTLKVELFNPKSNEQNLRGNLDLLDELSDQVVRAFRGIQFLPELRVSQLNRLGKNVYIVLKVYQLRREGLKPLEPFNFGLQGSNTGLEL, from the exons ATGGCTTCCATTACTGCTCAACGAGTAAAGCAATTCATGTGGAAGAAAGTGGTATGTCACTTCAAGATTCCTCGGGTTCTAATTTCTGATAACGGCACTCAGTTCACTGACCAATCTATCCAGGAATGGTGCCAAGAGTTGGGAATAAGGCAGCATTTCACTTCGGTGGCCCATCCGCAAGCCAACGGCCAAATCGAGCTCACTAACAGAACTTTGTTGCATGGTCTAAAGGCATGCATGGAGAAGGAAGATGGCAGCTGG GTATCTACGGGCAAGACTCCTTTCAGCCTATGTTATGGTTCGAAAGCATTGATCCAAATCGAGATAGGAGTGCCTACCCTAAAGGTGGAGCTCTTCAACCCGAAGTCCAATGAGCAGAATCTGAGAGGCAATCTAGACCTCCTTGATGAACTTAGTGATCAG GTCGTTCGCGCCTTTCGTGGCATCCAGTTCCTCCCCGAGCTTAGAGTTAGCCAG CTCAACAGACTTGGTAAGAATGTGTACATTGTGCTCAAAGTCTACCAGCTTAGAAGAGAGGGGCTCAAGCCCTTAGAGCCTTTCAACTTCGGACTCCAAGGAAGCAATACGGGCCTGGAACTTTGA